The following are encoded in a window of Lactobacillus panisapium genomic DNA:
- a CDS encoding YjjG family noncanonical pyrimidine nucleotidase, giving the protein MYFKQIIFDVDDTLIDFADTENFALHSLFNAHQWELTDEIQRQYHAYNQGLWRQLENGALTYQELSEMVFHNFLKDTFNIEVNGLAVMDEYRSYFSRAYKLLPGVEDTLRFAQKQNLELTILTNGETFMQRHRLELAGIKDYFDLIVTSEEAGYSKPDSRIFDYFFARTKFGPEDTVFFGDGLQSDILGAENYGFSSIWYNHRHRKNNMNLHPLFEVTTYPQFVKLLKNNFQK; this is encoded by the coding sequence TTGTACTTCAAACAGATTATATTTGATGTTGATGATACATTGATTGATTTTGCCGATACGGAGAATTTTGCTCTTCATAGCCTTTTTAATGCACATCAATGGGAACTTACGGATGAAATCCAGCGGCAATATCATGCGTATAATCAGGGGCTTTGGCGTCAGCTAGAAAATGGCGCTCTTACTTATCAAGAATTAAGTGAAATGGTTTTTCATAATTTTCTGAAAGATACTTTTAATATTGAAGTTAATGGTCTTGCTGTCATGGATGAATATCGTTCTTATTTTTCTCGTGCGTATAAGCTTTTACCGGGTGTCGAGGACACTTTGCGTTTTGCTCAGAAACAAAATCTGGAATTAACAATTTTGACTAATGGCGAGACTTTTATGCAGAGACATCGCCTTGAACTGGCTGGAATTAAAGATTATTTTGATTTAATCGTTACTTCTGAAGAGGCTGGCTATTCTAAACCAGATAGTCGCATTTTTGATTATTTCTTTGCTCGGACCAAGTTTGGCCCAGAAGATACGGTCTTCTTTGGTGATGGACTGCAGTCTGATATCTTAGGCGCGGAGAATTATGGTTTTAGCAGTATTTGGTATAATCATCGTCATCGGAAAAATAACATGAATTTGCATCCGCTGTTTGAAGTAACAACTTATCCACAATTTGTAAAACTTCTTAAAAACAATTTCCAAAAGTAG
- a CDS encoding aldo/keto reductase: MTVDIHSMSDTYQLNNGVKIPAIGLGTWQTPDGDIAKNAVKDAINLGYRLIDTAAAYGNEVSIGKGIRESGVNRYDLFITTKLWNDMHGYKKTNEAIDKSLEKLDVDYIDLYLIHWPNPVGIRDHWAELNAESWRAMEEAQIAGKIRAIGVSNFRREHLDEILKTASLRPAVNQIYLNPSDMQEDVTSYNEELGILNEAYSPLGRGGLFNNETVVEVAKHYDKTPAQVLLRWSLQHQFVPLPKSVHRDRMKENAAIFDFAISEEDMQALDHLHGVAEMATDPDNTDF, from the coding sequence ATGACTGTTGATATTCATTCTATGTCTGACACCTACCAATTAAATAACGGAGTTAAGATTCCAGCTATTGGATTAGGTACATGGCAAACGCCAGACGGCGATATTGCAAAAAATGCTGTCAAAGACGCTATTAATTTGGGCTATCGACTAATTGATACGGCCGCAGCTTATGGTAATGAAGTAAGTATTGGTAAAGGAATTAGAGAAAGCGGTGTTAACCGTTATGACTTATTTATTACGACTAAGCTGTGGAATGATATGCATGGCTACAAAAAGACCAATGAAGCAATTGATAAAAGCTTAGAAAAGTTAGATGTAGATTATATTGATCTGTATTTAATCCATTGGCCTAATCCTGTCGGTATTCGCGACCACTGGGCAGAATTAAATGCAGAAAGTTGGCGTGCAATGGAGGAAGCTCAGATTGCTGGGAAAATTCGTGCAATTGGTGTATCAAACTTTAGGCGAGAACACCTCGATGAAATACTAAAAACGGCATCCCTTCGTCCAGCGGTTAATCAAATTTATCTTAATCCAAGCGACATGCAAGAAGATGTAACTTCATATAATGAAGAATTGGGAATTCTTAATGAAGCTTATAGTCCTTTAGGACGAGGCGGCTTATTTAACAATGAGACTGTTGTCGAAGTTGCTAAGCATTATGATAAGACTCCTGCACAAGTTTTGTTGCGCTGGTCATTGCAGCATCAATTTGTACCGTTGCCTAAGTCTGTCCACCGTGACCGAATGAAAGAAAACGCCGCTATTTTCGATTTCGCAATTAGTGAAGAAGATATGCAAGCTTTAGATCATTTACATGGTGTAGCAGAAATGGCTACTGATCCAGATAACACTGATTTTTAA
- a CDS encoding DUF4430 domain-containing protein, protein MKKNKLAVITGLATIFTFTFAGYETTQTPTTVSAASKIHVTYTLKVNNKNYKKRTVKLAKHSTVMQGLRKLWHVKSTNGFITSIAGKSQNKAKHVYWTYTINGKFANKGATEQRVGNKDKVKFTLAKMN, encoded by the coding sequence ATGAAAAAAAATAAATTAGCAGTCATTACCGGTTTAGCAACAATTTTCACTTTTACCTTTGCAGGTTATGAAACTACGCAAACACCTACTACGGTTAGTGCAGCAAGCAAAATTCACGTTACCTACACTCTTAAAGTAAATAACAAGAATTATAAAAAGCGGACTGTTAAATTAGCTAAGCATTCAACGGTTATGCAAGGACTTAGAAAACTATGGCACGTAAAGAGTACTAACGGCTTCATTACTTCGATTGCTGGTAAGAGTCAAAATAAGGCAAAACACGTTTACTGGACATATACCATTAACGGCAAATTCGCTAACAAGGGCGCAACTGAGCAAAGAGTGGGTAATAAAGACAAGGTTAAATTCACTCTAGCTAAGATGAACTAA
- the proC gene encoding pyrroline-5-carboxylate reductase, with product MMKVGFIGTGKIGKAIILGLLQGKTASQDIYVFDGGHRSAQKVATELNLHLVDDYAAFNDCQAVIVAVGGSVITSIFHELGQKYHGIILSTGGGDLTTINQELPDDSSFVKIVPNTPVQIGEGITAMSFVPGEKKQVIDTVKALFEQMGSVYVVPADLLGIYGTVAGCTPAYVNMMIEALSDAAVQNGVKRAESYQIVEQMLVGTAKLALSSKKLPEELKDEVTTPGGSTIRGVVKLEQEGFRNALIQAVNASAN from the coding sequence ATGATGAAAGTAGGATTTATTGGAACTGGCAAAATTGGTAAGGCAATTATTTTGGGCTTATTACAAGGTAAGACGGCCAGTCAAGATATTTATGTTTTTGACGGTGGTCACCGGTCAGCACAAAAGGTTGCAACTGAACTGAATTTGCACCTAGTAGATGACTATGCTGCTTTTAACGACTGCCAGGCAGTGATTGTGGCTGTCGGTGGCTCAGTTATAACATCAATTTTTCATGAACTTGGGCAAAAGTACCATGGTATCATTTTGTCAACTGGTGGTGGGGATCTTACTACAATCAACCAGGAATTACCGGATGATTCTTCTTTTGTCAAAATTGTTCCTAATACGCCAGTTCAAATTGGTGAGGGGATTACAGCGATGAGCTTTGTTCCCGGAGAAAAGAAGCAGGTAATTGACACTGTTAAAGCTCTGTTTGAGCAAATGGGCAGTGTTTATGTCGTTCCTGCGGATTTATTAGGAATTTATGGGACTGTTGCAGGTTGCACACCAGCATATGTTAATATGATGATTGAGGCTTTAAGCGACGCTGCTGTCCAAAATGGCGTTAAGCGGGCCGAATCTTACCAAATTGTGGAACAGATGCTGGTAGGCACTGCGAAACTTGCATTATCTAGCAAGAAATTGCCTGAGGAATTAAAGGATGAAGTAACTACTCCAGGTGGATCTACCATAAGAGGTGTAGTTAAATTGGAACAGGAAGGTTTCAGAAATGCCTTAATTCAGGCAGTTAATGCTTCAGCTAATTAA
- a CDS encoding NAD(P)-dependent oxidoreductase: MKVGFIGTGVMGNAICLNLLQAGHELWVYNRTKSKTDNLVAKGATWCESPKAVVEQAEVIFSIVGFPKDVEQVYFGENGILTATVKDKYLIDMTTSKPALAQRIFTEGEKLGAKVLDAPVSGGDLGAKNGTLTIMVGGDKAAYDDLVDLFKDFGKSVHYFGPAGSGQNTKMANQIMIAGTMTGMTEMLVYAKKAGLDLNAVLETVGAGSAANWSLSNYGPRVLKGDYTPGFFSKHFLKDLRIALDTAKEMKLELPATEKAAELYAKLVDEKGLGDLGTQGLIKLWWN, from the coding sequence ATGAAAGTTGGTTTTATTGGAACCGGGGTAATGGGAAATGCGATTTGCCTCAATTTATTGCAAGCTGGTCATGAGCTCTGGGTTTACAACCGAACAAAAAGTAAAACGGATAACTTGGTTGCTAAGGGTGCGACTTGGTGTGAAAGCCCAAAAGCGGTAGTTGAACAAGCCGAAGTGATCTTTTCAATCGTTGGTTTTCCTAAAGATGTCGAGCAAGTTTACTTTGGCGAAAATGGGATTTTGACAGCAACCGTTAAGGATAAGTATTTGATTGACATGACCACATCAAAACCGGCACTTGCTCAGCGCATTTTTACTGAAGGTGAAAAGCTTGGCGCTAAAGTTTTAGATGCACCTGTATCTGGTGGTGATTTGGGTGCTAAAAATGGTACGCTGACGATTATGGTCGGTGGTGATAAGGCAGCCTACGATGATTTGGTAGATCTTTTTAAAGACTTTGGCAAGTCAGTTCATTATTTTGGCCCAGCTGGTTCAGGACAAAATACAAAGATGGCTAATCAAATTATGATTGCAGGTACAATGACTGGAATGACAGAGATGCTGGTTTATGCCAAGAAGGCTGGACTTGATCTTAATGCCGTGCTAGAAACTGTGGGTGCTGGTAGTGCGGCAAACTGGAGCTTAAGTAATTATGGTCCCCGAGTTTTAAAGGGTGATTACACTCCGGGCTTTTTTAGCAAGCACTTTTTAAAGGATCTCAGAATTGCGCTAGATACGGCTAAGGAAATGAAACTTGAATTGCCGGCAACCGAGAAAGCGGCTGAGCTTTACGCTAAACTGGTTGATGAAAAAGGACTAGGCGATTTAGGAACGCAGGGTTTAATTAAACTTTGGTGGAATTAG
- a CDS encoding ECF transporter S component codes for MHNSTKKIALLAILTAMCVALRIFKIIPVPNVQPVTAILMIVTLNLGFTFGFALAILTMVVSNIYLGFGIWTVSQVLAYGGCVLTVALFAKFTPLKKHFILQLILVTFLGWEYGCFVDFGMSIFGGFQAFLAYWAGSLTFDTYHAIGNLVFYPILYKPLNIALDHYQKRLS; via the coding sequence ATGCACAACTCAACCAAAAAAATAGCACTACTTGCGATCTTAACCGCAATGTGCGTGGCGCTTAGAATTTTTAAAATTATTCCTGTACCTAATGTTCAACCAGTTACTGCAATTTTAATGATCGTTACGCTAAATTTGGGCTTTACTTTTGGTTTTGCTTTGGCCATTTTAACGATGGTCGTTTCTAACATCTATCTGGGCTTTGGCATTTGGACCGTTTCGCAGGTTCTTGCCTATGGCGGCTGTGTTCTAACCGTGGCGTTATTTGCAAAATTTACGCCATTAAAAAAGCACTTTATTTTGCAACTGATACTTGTCACGTTTTTAGGCTGGGAATATGGTTGTTTTGTTGATTTCGGGATGTCCATTTTTGGCGGTTTCCAGGCCTTCCTAGCTTATTGGGCCGGCAGCCTGACCTTTGATACTTACCATGCCATTGGTAATTTAGTTTTTTATCCTATTTTATACAAACCCCTTAACATCGCACTTGATCATTACCAAAAGAGGCTATCATGA
- the nrdJ gene encoding ribonucleoside-triphosphate reductase, adenosylcobalamin-dependent encodes MKNTTISLDQAYIDQVKQNISPHWGELGWVTYKRTYARWLPQENRSEEWDETVKRVVEGNINLDPRLADSPSEEVITELTNEARELYRLVYGLAATPSGRNLWVSGTEYQKRNGDSLNNCWFIAIRPQKYGDSHIVPSYLSKDEQAVSMPFSFVFDQLMKGGGVGFSVVKENIAKIPPVDQKVDLTVVIDKKSASYQDSVKLGATDKATWEEQNGGATDYVYYKLPDTREGWVLANARLIDMHFNQTNPENKQKLVLDISDIRPYGAKIHGFGGTASGPMPLVEMVFEINQIINDRFGGHLTSVDGTDICNLIGKTVVAGNVRRSAELALGSNDDQDFITMKQDKDKLYHHRWASNNSVAIDAEFNDYEPIANGIRENGEPGIVNLDLSRNYGRIIDGYQKDIDGEVEGTNPCGEISLGNGEPCNLFEVFPYIAEKQGWNLQDVFKLAARYTKRVTFSAYDWEISRQIIYKNRRIGVSMSGIQDWLLNDLGHRVVTGFKDEVDQETGEKIKVPIYDPKGIKMVTSAYQAVVDADNEYSKALHCEPSIKHTTVKPSGTVAKLAGASEGMHFHYAGYLIQRIRFQASDPLLKALAACGYYSEPDIYSPNTTCVEFPLRAAHADSENFASAGTVSIEEQFATQAFLQTYWSDNAVSCTVTFQKEEGDKINSLFKQYRHVIKSTSLLPYYGGSLEQAPKEPIDKETYEKRKAQISGDVASVFAKQHDDQKDLELVDQEDCENGACPVK; translated from the coding sequence ATGAAAAACACAACAATAAGCTTAGATCAGGCTTATATTGATCAAGTGAAACAAAATATTTCACCTCACTGGGGCGAATTAGGCTGGGTCACCTACAAGCGGACTTATGCCCGGTGGCTTCCACAAGAAAACCGGTCTGAAGAGTGGGACGAAACCGTCAAACGTGTGGTTGAAGGAAACATTAACCTTGACCCACGGCTTGCTGACTCACCTTCTGAAGAAGTCATTACCGAATTAACCAATGAGGCCCGCGAATTGTACCGGCTAGTTTATGGGCTTGCCGCCACTCCATCTGGACGTAATCTCTGGGTGTCTGGAACTGAGTACCAAAAGCGCAACGGTGACTCACTAAACAATTGCTGGTTTATCGCAATTCGACCGCAAAAATACGGTGACAGTCATATTGTTCCTTCGTACTTATCTAAGGATGAACAAGCTGTTTCAATGCCTTTTTCTTTTGTTTTTGATCAGCTCATGAAAGGCGGCGGTGTTGGTTTTTCTGTCGTAAAAGAAAATATTGCCAAAATTCCACCAGTTGATCAAAAAGTTGATTTAACTGTTGTAATTGATAAGAAGAGTGCTTCTTACCAAGACTCAGTTAAGTTAGGTGCAACTGACAAAGCAACTTGGGAAGAGCAAAACGGCGGCGCTACCGATTATGTTTACTATAAGCTGCCCGATACTCGCGAAGGCTGGGTTTTAGCTAATGCACGCCTAATTGATATGCACTTTAACCAAACCAATCCTGAAAACAAGCAAAAGCTAGTTTTAGATATCAGTGATATTCGGCCTTATGGCGCCAAGATTCATGGTTTTGGTGGAACAGCTTCAGGACCAATGCCACTAGTAGAAATGGTTTTTGAAATTAACCAAATTATTAACGATCGCTTTGGCGGTCACCTAACTTCAGTTGATGGCACCGATATCTGCAATTTAATCGGTAAAACCGTTGTTGCTGGCAATGTCAGAAGATCAGCAGAATTGGCACTTGGTTCAAATGATGACCAAGACTTCATCACAATGAAACAGGATAAAGATAAGCTTTATCATCATCGCTGGGCTTCTAATAATAGTGTCGCAATCGACGCTGAATTTAATGATTATGAACCTATCGCCAATGGTATTCGGGAAAACGGTGAGCCGGGAATTGTTAACCTTGATTTATCGCGCAATTACGGCCGTATAATTGATGGCTATCAAAAAGACATTGATGGCGAAGTCGAGGGAACCAATCCGTGTGGTGAGATCTCGCTTGGAAATGGCGAGCCATGCAACCTATTCGAAGTTTTTCCTTATATCGCTGAAAAACAAGGCTGGAATCTTCAAGATGTCTTCAAGCTTGCCGCACGCTACACCAAGCGCGTAACCTTTAGTGCCTACGACTGGGAGATTTCTCGCCAGATTATTTATAAAAATCGGCGTATCGGTGTTTCCATGTCAGGAATTCAAGATTGGCTCTTAAATGATCTAGGCCACCGGGTTGTCACCGGCTTTAAGGATGAGGTTGATCAAGAAACTGGTGAAAAAATCAAGGTGCCAATCTACGATCCTAAAGGAATCAAAATGGTTACTTCTGCGTATCAAGCCGTTGTTGATGCAGACAATGAGTATAGCAAGGCGCTGCACTGCGAGCCATCAATTAAGCATACTACTGTTAAGCCATCAGGAACTGTAGCCAAACTTGCAGGTGCATCTGAAGGAATGCACTTCCACTATGCTGGCTATTTAATTCAGCGAATTCGTTTCCAAGCTTCCGATCCATTATTAAAAGCATTAGCAGCTTGCGGCTATTATTCTGAACCCGATATTTATTCACCAAACACTACTTGTGTTGAATTTCCATTACGGGCAGCCCATGCGGATAGTGAAAACTTTGCTTCTGCCGGAACGGTTTCAATCGAAGAGCAATTTGCCACCCAAGCGTTTTTACAAACATACTGGTCCGACAATGCTGTTAGTTGTACCGTTACCTTCCAAAAAGAGGAAGGCGATAAGATTAATTCGCTGTTTAAGCAATATCGTCATGTAATTAAGTCAACTTCTTTATTGCCTTATTATGGTGGTTCATTAGAACAAGCACCAAAAGAGCCAATTGATAAGGAAACTTATGAAAAGCGCAAAGCCCAGATTTCAGGCGATGTTGCCAGTGTCTTTGCCAAACAACACGACGATCAAAAAGACTTAGAACTTGTTGATCAAGAAGATTGTGAAAACGGCGCTTGCCCAGTTAAATAG
- a CDS encoding cob(I)yrinic acid a,c-diamide adenosyltransferase translates to MTIKIYTKVGDHGFTKQVTGKMVPKYDLQIVAVGDIDELDSYLGVVAASLSANCQKLLAPVQNLQRDLYELESDIVVKRHEQITSAKVTALEKQIDELNQQIPKTTHFILPGGSLTASHLHYARTIARRAERAMVKLDAEEQKLAPACLKYINRLSDYLFILARYANVLDGVAEVKSKL, encoded by the coding sequence ATGACTATCAAAATTTACACCAAAGTTGGCGATCACGGTTTTACCAAACAAGTTACGGGCAAAATGGTGCCCAAATATGACCTCCAAATTGTTGCCGTAGGTGACATTGATGAACTTGATTCATATCTCGGCGTTGTAGCCGCAAGTTTATCCGCTAATTGCCAAAAGTTATTAGCGCCAGTGCAAAATTTGCAACGTGATCTATACGAACTTGAAAGTGACATTGTTGTCAAACGGCATGAGCAGATTACTAGCGCTAAAGTTACCGCGCTTGAAAAACAAATCGATGAGCTTAACCAGCAAATTCCAAAAACAACCCACTTTATTTTACCCGGCGGATCACTAACAGCATCACACTTACATTATGCTCGCACAATTGCCAGACGAGCTGAGCGAGCAATGGTTAAATTGGACGCTGAAGAGCAAAAATTGGCTCCTGCTTGCTTAAAATACATTAACCGATTATCTGACTATCTTTTTATTTTGGCTCGTTACGCGAACGTTTTGGACGGTGTAGCAGAAGTTAAAAGCAAACTATAA